The following coding sequences lie in one Hippopotamus amphibius kiboko isolate mHipAmp2 chromosome 7, mHipAmp2.hap2, whole genome shotgun sequence genomic window:
- the LOC130857079 gene encoding lithostathine-like isoform X1, translating into MLPCMGLPSLSWMLISCLILLAQVQGEDPQKELPSERISCPKGSMSYASYCYALFTTPKTWMDADMACQKRSSGHLVSVLSGAEGSFVASLVKNNLKTTSDVWIGLYDPTEGSEPNASGWEWSSTDVLNYVAWETNPSILSNPGYCGSLSRSSGYLKWKDYNCYVSLPYVCKFKD; encoded by the exons ATGTTGCCTTGCATGGGCCTCCCCAGCCTGTCCTGGATGCTGATCTCCTGCCTGATACTCCTGGCTCAGGTCCAAG GGGAAGATCCCCAGAAGGAACTGCCCTCTGAACGGATCAGCTGCCCCAAAGGCTCCATGTCCTATGCGTCCTACTGCTACGCCTTGTTCACAACACCTAAAACCTGGATGGATGCAGAT ATGGCCTGCCAGAAGAGGTCCTCAGGACACCTTGTGTCTGTGCTCAGTGGGGCTGAGGGCTCCTTCGTGGCCTCCCTGGTCAAGAACAATTTGAAGACCACCTCAGATGTTTGGATTGGGCTCTATGACCCCACAGAG GGTTCTGAGCCCAATGCCAGTGGATGGGAGTGGAGTAGCACTGATGTGCTCAATTACGTTGCCTGGGAGACAAATCCTTCCATCCTCTCAAACCCTGGCTACTGTGGGAGCCTGTCAAGAAGCTCAG GATATCTGAAATGGAAAGATTATAACTGTTATGTGAGCTTACCCTATGTCTGCAAGTTCAAGGATTAG
- the LOC130857079 gene encoding lithostathine-like isoform X2, whose protein sequence is MLPCMGLPSLSWMLISCLILLAQVQGEDPQKELPSERISCPKGSMSYASYCYALFTTPKTWMDADGSEPNASGWEWSSTDVLNYVAWETNPSILSNPGYCGSLSRSSGYLKWKDYNCYVSLPYVCKFKD, encoded by the exons ATGTTGCCTTGCATGGGCCTCCCCAGCCTGTCCTGGATGCTGATCTCCTGCCTGATACTCCTGGCTCAGGTCCAAG GGGAAGATCCCCAGAAGGAACTGCCCTCTGAACGGATCAGCTGCCCCAAAGGCTCCATGTCCTATGCGTCCTACTGCTACGCCTTGTTCACAACACCTAAAACCTGGATGGATGCAGAT GGTTCTGAGCCCAATGCCAGTGGATGGGAGTGGAGTAGCACTGATGTGCTCAATTACGTTGCCTGGGAGACAAATCCTTCCATCCTCTCAAACCCTGGCTACTGTGGGAGCCTGTCAAGAAGCTCAG GATATCTGAAATGGAAAGATTATAACTGTTATGTGAGCTTACCCTATGTCTGCAAGTTCAAGGATTAG